In Flexibacter flexilis DSM 6793, a genomic segment contains:
- a CDS encoding response regulator transcription factor has translation MAAQSNNAKILIVDDEPDIIEMLQYNLRKEGYELKTADNGKKAVEVAKEFQPNLILMDIMMPVMDGVEACRQIREVPALRDVFVVFLTARSEEYSEVAAFDVGADDFINKPIKPRALMSRISAILRRNTTSKDNDGRIEVGDLVIDKGSYSVIKNGETIVFPKKEFELLHFLAKNPNKVFGRDDLLHYIWGADVYVLSRTVDVHIRKLREKIGENYIHTTKGVGYRFEYVPNAAE, from the coding sequence ATGGCAGCACAATCCAATAACGCCAAAATACTGATTGTAGATGACGAACCCGATATTATCGAGATGCTACAATACAATTTGCGCAAAGAAGGCTACGAACTCAAAACCGCAGACAATGGCAAAAAAGCCGTAGAAGTGGCCAAAGAGTTTCAGCCCAATCTTATCCTCATGGATATAATGATGCCCGTCATGGACGGCGTGGAAGCGTGTCGGCAAATCCGTGAAGTGCCCGCCTTGCGCGATGTGTTTGTCGTGTTCCTGACGGCGCGTTCGGAGGAATATTCGGAAGTGGCCGCCTTCGATGTGGGCGCGGACGATTTCATCAACAAACCCATCAAACCACGCGCCTTGATGAGCCGTATTTCGGCCATCTTGCGCCGTAACACTACTTCCAAAGACAACGACGGACGCATCGAAGTTGGCGATTTGGTGATAGACAAAGGAAGTTACAGCGTGATTAAAAATGGCGAAACTATTGTTTTTCCTAAAAAAGAATTTGAACTTTTGCACTTCTTAGCCAAAAACCCTAACAAAGTGTTTGGCCGCGATGATTTGTTGCATTACATCTGGGGCGCAGACGTGTACGTTTTGTCGCGGACAGTAGATGTGCATATCAGGAAGTTACGCGAAAAAATCGGCGAAAATTATATTCACACAACAAAGGGCGTAGGCTACCGTTTTGAGTATGTACCCAATGCCGCCGAATAA
- a CDS encoding fatty acid desaturase family protein yields MPPPKMQGQVKFVPKQRTDFFSVLKERVDAYFAENHIAKQANNTLYVKTVVLVLAYIIPFVMLLTLQPNLIVSLFLWAIMGFAVAGVGMSVMHDANHGAYSTSKTVNDAFGYLINLLGGSTFNWKNQHNVMHHTYTNITHLDEDIDDKLILKFSPHTKVKAVHKYQWLYAFLMYGLTTIYWVTLKDFIQFFAHIRRGVNKQNTQQNTIVFIRLVLLKIAYFGTFLALPMYVGLPTGQVVAGFLLMHYIAGMVLSVIFQLAHTIEETTHPMPNEKGVIENNWAIHQLNTTADFSPKNKVLSWYIGGLNFQVEHHLFPLISHVHYPAIAPIVKATAEEYGVPYLVHYNFWDALDSHISALKRFGSASLDEVID; encoded by the coding sequence ATGCCCCCTCCAAAAATGCAAGGACAAGTAAAGTTTGTCCCCAAACAGCGTACCGATTTTTTCTCGGTGCTAAAAGAACGTGTTGATGCGTATTTCGCAGAAAATCACATTGCCAAGCAAGCGAATAACACGCTTTATGTTAAAACCGTCGTGTTGGTGCTGGCTTATATTATCCCATTTGTGATGTTACTGACGCTTCAGCCAAACTTAATTGTTAGCCTATTTCTTTGGGCTATTATGGGTTTTGCGGTAGCAGGTGTAGGCATGAGCGTAATGCACGATGCCAATCATGGTGCATATTCTACCAGCAAAACGGTAAACGATGCCTTTGGGTATCTTATTAATCTTTTAGGTGGCTCTACATTTAATTGGAAAAACCAACATAATGTAATGCACCACACGTACACCAATATTACACACTTAGATGAAGACATTGACGATAAACTTATCTTGAAGTTTTCGCCACATACCAAAGTAAAAGCAGTACATAAATATCAGTGGCTTTATGCTTTTCTTATGTATGGCCTCACTACTATTTATTGGGTAACCTTAAAAGATTTCATTCAATTTTTTGCCCATATTCGTAGAGGTGTAAACAAACAAAATACGCAGCAAAATACAATTGTATTTATTCGCTTGGTATTACTAAAAATTGCTTATTTTGGCACATTTTTAGCCTTGCCAATGTATGTGGGATTGCCTACAGGTCAGGTAGTTGCAGGGTTTTTGTTGATGCACTATATCGCGGGGATGGTACTTTCTGTTATATTTCAGTTGGCGCATACCATTGAGGAAACAACACACCCAATGCCCAACGAAAAAGGTGTAATCGAAAACAATTGGGCGATACATCAGCTCAATACAACAGCTGATTTTTCCCCTAAAAATAAAGTGCTTTCGTGGTATATTGGTGGCCTGAATTTTCAGGTAGAGCACCATTTGTTCCCGTTGATTTCGCACGTGCATTACCCAGCTATTGCGCCAATCGTAAAAGCAACTGCCGAAGAATATGGCGTGCCTTATTTGGTACATTATAATTTTTGGGATGCTTTAGATTCGCATATCTCGGCTTTGAAGCGTTTTGGTAGCGCGAGTCTTGATGAGGTGATTGACTAA
- a CDS encoding DUF262 domain-containing protein → MAEKYQDDDSDIEKEEGNEDIVTNIPFNPEDINIKIVPRNIGQLVELLEDNQILIPKYQRLPNLWSPTKKSRFIESLMLDLPIPLFYFDETDDRKWFVVDGLQRMSTLEHFMLGTGEIAKNKGKLKLCNLEFLSQYNEKTWDDLPRDIKRRINSNQVTINLIGKGTPDEVKYTIFSRINQGDIPLKPQEIRTALFQGYKVDFLEKMVSRDNEIGQLFHKVTGNSIKSKRQEDLDFASRFIAFYLQDYTTYEPDMDRFITTGTKLIPEDETEQNKILENFKNALELSFEIFGEDSFRKRVNMKESRKPINKPIFEVLSTVFSKLENKNILLNSREDFRNSFIEFMRSNGKFGAAITTGTATKESVQIRHKEFRDFITKFISIYAKKNNIKKL, encoded by the coding sequence ATGGCAGAAAAGTACCAAGACGACGATTCGGATATAGAAAAAGAGGAAGGTAATGAGGATATTGTTACGAATATTCCGTTTAATCCAGAAGACATCAACATCAAAATTGTTCCAAGAAATATAGGTCAGTTAGTTGAGTTGCTGGAAGACAACCAAATCCTCATTCCTAAATATCAACGCCTACCCAATCTTTGGAGTCCAACCAAAAAAAGTAGGTTTATTGAATCTTTGATGCTCGATTTGCCAATCCCTTTGTTTTATTTTGATGAAACAGATGACAGAAAGTGGTTTGTCGTAGATGGCCTTCAGCGCATGAGTACCTTAGAACATTTTATGTTAGGAACAGGGGAGATTGCCAAAAATAAAGGGAAATTAAAATTATGTAATTTAGAATTTTTATCCCAATATAATGAAAAAACTTGGGACGATTTACCAAGAGATATTAAGCGACGTATTAACTCTAATCAGGTTACCATTAACTTGATTGGAAAAGGAACTCCTGATGAAGTAAAATATACTATATTTAGTAGAATTAATCAGGGAGATATTCCCCTCAAACCGCAGGAAATTAGGACAGCCTTATTTCAAGGATATAAAGTTGATTTTTTAGAAAAAATGGTTAGCCGAGACAACGAAATTGGACAGCTATTTCATAAGGTTACTGGCAATTCTATTAAATCAAAAAGACAAGAAGATTTAGATTTTGCTTCAAGATTTATTGCTTTTTATCTTCAAGATTATACAACCTACGAACCTGATATGGATAGATTTATTACCACAGGTACCAAACTTATTCCTGAAGATGAAACTGAGCAAAATAAAATTTTAGAAAACTTTAAAAATGCTTTAGAATTATCATTTGAAATTTTTGGAGAAGATTCTTTTAGAAAACGAGTTAATATGAAAGAATCTCGTAAACCTATCAATAAACCTATTTTTGAAGTGCTATCTACTGTATTTTCTAAATTAGAAAATAAAAATATATTACTAAATAGTAGAGAAGATTTCAGAAATAGTTTTATTGAATTTATGCGGAGTAATGGCAAATTTGGAGCTGCTATTACCACAGGTACAGCAACGAAAGAAAGTGTACAAATAAGACATAAAGAGTTTAGAGATTTTATTACTAAATTTATATCTATATATGCTAAAAAAAATAATATTAAAAAACTTTAA
- a CDS encoding radical SAM protein: protein MARLSPQQTQRLSDFRTNAAPLLGPESVGIVPTNACNLNCITCWSYSPLLNVRPNTQWKRKQLDWPVLRQLLDDLAALQTQRIILTGGGDPLVYPQFDETVRHAKNLGLKVTLISNLTLIKDLDTFLSLGIDTIQANFSAADAQSYVAFHPNRKASDYEHFLHKIQKIAACTPDLKLVCVICQTNAHLLAQMLELAASFGTKIQFKLMSIGDGTEQVAITPTQHTQLLEQETAVLALAERLGVQTNLTFFYQQLRGESATSFPIEAIGCFVGYWYSRVWADGSVHFCCNPESSLAVGSLHENSFLELWQGEKYAELRQKLHGGQLVNGCDRCGKFDLNCKLQKQI from the coding sequence TTGGCACGCCTCAGCCCCCAACAGACCCAACGTCTCAGCGATTTTCGGACGAATGCCGCGCCGCTTCTTGGCCCTGAAAGCGTGGGAATCGTGCCGACGAATGCTTGCAACCTGAATTGTATTACGTGTTGGAGCTACTCGCCCTTGCTCAACGTCCGACCCAATACGCAATGGAAACGCAAACAACTTGATTGGCCAGTGTTGCGGCAGTTGCTCGACGACTTGGCGGCACTGCAAACCCAACGCATCATCCTGACGGGTGGTGGTGACCCGCTGGTTTATCCGCAATTTGATGAGACCGTGCGCCACGCCAAAAACTTGGGGCTAAAAGTAACGCTGATTTCTAACCTGACGCTTATCAAAGATTTAGATACTTTTTTGAGTTTGGGAATAGACACGATTCAGGCCAATTTCTCGGCCGCCGACGCGCAGAGTTATGTGGCTTTTCACCCCAACCGTAAGGCTTCGGACTACGAGCATTTTCTTCATAAAATCCAAAAAATAGCGGCTTGCACTCCAGACCTAAAGCTCGTGTGCGTCATTTGCCAAACCAACGCGCATTTGCTGGCGCAGATGCTGGAACTTGCTGCGAGTTTTGGCACAAAAATTCAGTTTAAACTCATGAGCATCGGCGACGGCACGGAGCAAGTAGCCATTACGCCCACGCAACACACCCAACTTTTGGAACAAGAAACGGCGGTTTTGGCTTTGGCCGAGCGGCTTGGCGTACAGACGAATCTAACGTTTTTTTATCAGCAATTGCGCGGCGAGTCGGCCACGAGTTTCCCGATAGAAGCGATTGGTTGTTTTGTAGGATATTGGTATTCAAGAGTTTGGGCAGACGGAAGCGTACATTTTTGTTGTAACCCCGAAAGCAGTTTGGCGGTGGGGAGTTTGCACGAAAACTCATTTTTAGAACTTTGGCAAGGCGAAAAGTACGCAGAATTGCGCCAGAAACTACACGGCGGCCAGTTGGTAAATGGCTGCGACCGTTGCGGCAAATTTGATTTGAATTGTAAGCTCCAAAAGCAGATTTAG
- a CDS encoding DUF58 domain-containing protein — protein sequence MKLDLAKVRQFGNIEFLARQMVEGFITGLHKSPYHGFSVEFAEHKIYNPGEGTRHIDWKVYAKTDRLYTKRYEEETNLRCRILIDVSSSMYYPVETQGKITFSIAAAAALTYMLQKQRDAVGISTFAQEMEWQTSIKSTPSHVHKLFLGLQNLLERKPEYQKTSVAPVLHQIADSVHRRSLIVIFSDMFDEGNTEEIFAALQHLKHNRHEVLLFHVTDRATEQLFEFEERPYEFLDLESGEKLKIKPSQVQDHYKEAIGQFSQDLKLRCGQYKIDFIEADIRNGIDGILLPYLVKRSKMS from the coding sequence ATGAAATTAGACCTTGCAAAAGTCAGACAGTTTGGCAACATCGAATTTTTGGCTCGCCAAATGGTGGAAGGCTTTATTACGGGGTTACACAAATCGCCTTATCATGGATTTTCGGTAGAATTTGCCGAACACAAAATCTATAACCCAGGGGAAGGCACGCGTCATATAGATTGGAAAGTTTATGCCAAAACCGACCGACTTTATACCAAACGCTATGAGGAAGAAACTAATTTGCGTTGTCGAATCCTGATAGATGTGTCTTCGTCTATGTATTATCCTGTGGAAACACAGGGCAAAATTACGTTTAGTATTGCCGCCGCCGCCGCCCTAACGTATATGCTCCAAAAGCAACGCGACGCGGTGGGTATCAGCACTTTTGCACAAGAAATGGAATGGCAGACGAGTATCAAATCCACGCCTTCGCATGTGCACAAACTATTTTTGGGTTTGCAAAATCTGTTGGAACGCAAGCCCGAATATCAGAAAACATCAGTTGCGCCCGTGCTGCATCAAATAGCCGATAGCGTACACCGCCGTTCGCTGATTGTTATTTTCAGCGATATGTTTGACGAAGGAAATACAGAAGAAATATTTGCTGCATTACAACACCTCAAACATAATCGGCATGAAGTGCTGCTGTTTCACGTAACAGACCGCGCCACCGAACAGCTTTTTGAGTTTGAAGAACGCCCTTATGAGTTTCTAGACCTTGAGTCGGGCGAAAAACTCAAAATAAAACCCTCGCAAGTGCAAGACCATTACAAAGAAGCCATTGGCCAATTTAGTCAGGATTTGAAACTGCGTTGTGGGCAATACAAAATTGATTTCATTGAAGCCGACATCCGAAATGGAATAGACGGTATTTTATTACCTTACTTAGTAAAACGCAGCAAAATGAGCTAA
- a CDS encoding DUF4961 domain-containing protein, translating to MKLSFLQTKKLITSVLLAISGVSMAQSPVSIQPATFSPDDSITITYDASKGNAALANYSGDVYMYGGVITSQSAFATQWQHTTPASWSSYPAATKLTSLGNNLYRIKIVPRNYYSMGATETLRSLVCLFRNSSGTIVGREVGGADIYYQLPNPFGNNMYWWNDVTFYQIFVRSFKDSNGDGIGDFQGIISKLGYLQDLGVKAIWLMPIHPSPSYHGYDVNNYKAVNPQYGTMQDFRALVDSAHNRGIKIVIDWVVNHTSTQHPWFVQSAANNPQYSNFYRWSPTAPTYLGPWGQSVWAYNNVRAQYYYSIFWSGMPDLNYQTPAVKDSIFSAAKFWLQSTNIDGFRCDGAMYIAEDGSNLMNIPANHTYWSDFKNYYKSINPNAMSVGEIWTNSSTVASYNNELDFCFEFDLAENILNAVNSGSVANLKNQIEAVQFLYANSQYGTFLTNHDQNRVIDVLGGNREKAKAAAGILFTLSGVPFVYYGEEVSMKGSKPDENIRLPMQWTNGTNAGFTTGTPWRALNNDASTYNVQTLAADPNSIYNLYKKLIALRNQEAALRKGSYQTVSNSTSSVISYVRKLGNDYLLVLTNASANPVNTMTVNLATTGISSQATTTWTELLSDSTQNYTLNSTQVLSGVRLGAYQTKVFKLQNFVSVSEETSLPTHWQLWPNPNNGVFYLKNTAMANEAKATVQLYDTTGKVLHSQAHALQNGQMQLNISHLPSAVYILKITTKKQSSTLRVIK from the coding sequence ATGAAACTTTCATTTCTTCAAACAAAAAAACTGATAACCAGTGTGTTATTAGCCATTTCGGGCGTGTCTATGGCACAGAGTCCCGTCAGTATCCAACCTGCTACATTTAGTCCCGACGACAGCATTACCATCACTTACGATGCGTCTAAAGGCAATGCCGCACTTGCCAACTACAGCGGCGATGTGTATATGTACGGCGGAGTGATTACCAGTCAAAGTGCTTTCGCGACCCAATGGCAACACACCACGCCAGCGAGTTGGAGCAGCTACCCAGCCGCCACCAAGCTCACGAGTTTGGGCAACAATTTGTATCGTATCAAAATCGTGCCGCGCAACTATTACAGCATGGGAGCAACCGAAACGCTTCGTAGTTTGGTGTGTTTGTTCCGCAACAGTAGCGGCACTATTGTAGGCCGCGAAGTGGGCGGTGCAGATATTTATTATCAATTGCCCAACCCATTCGGCAACAATATGTATTGGTGGAATGATGTTACTTTCTATCAAATTTTTGTGCGCAGCTTCAAAGATAGCAACGGCGACGGTATTGGCGATTTTCAGGGAATTATCAGCAAATTGGGTTATTTGCAGGATTTGGGCGTAAAAGCCATTTGGTTGATGCCGATTCACCCTTCGCCGAGCTATCACGGCTACGACGTAAACAATTACAAGGCCGTAAATCCACAATACGGCACGATGCAGGATTTTAGAGCTCTCGTAGATTCGGCGCATAATCGTGGTATCAAAATCGTGATTGACTGGGTCGTCAATCATACGTCCACACAACACCCTTGGTTTGTGCAATCTGCGGCAAACAATCCGCAATACAGCAATTTTTATCGTTGGTCACCGACAGCACCTACTTATCTGGGGCCTTGGGGACAAAGTGTTTGGGCTTACAATAATGTTCGCGCTCAATATTATTACTCAATATTTTGGTCAGGAATGCCTGATTTGAATTATCAGACGCCAGCGGTAAAAGACAGTATTTTTAGTGCGGCTAAATTCTGGCTTCAGAGTACCAATATCGACGGTTTCCGCTGCGATGGAGCGATGTACATTGCCGAAGATGGTTCTAATCTCATGAACATTCCAGCCAATCACACGTATTGGAGCGATTTTAAAAATTATTACAAAAGCATCAATCCGAATGCGATGAGCGTGGGCGAAATCTGGACAAACTCCAGTACAGTAGCCAGTTACAACAACGAATTAGATTTTTGTTTTGAATTTGATTTGGCCGAAAATATTCTGAATGCGGTCAATTCGGGCAGCGTGGCCAACCTCAAAAACCAAATCGAAGCCGTGCAGTTTTTGTATGCCAATTCGCAATACGGAACGTTTCTGACCAACCACGACCAAAACCGCGTGATTGATGTGTTGGGCGGAAACCGCGAAAAAGCCAAAGCCGCCGCAGGTATTTTGTTTACCTTGTCAGGAGTGCCGTTTGTGTATTATGGCGAAGAAGTAAGCATGAAAGGTAGCAAGCCAGATGAAAACATCCGTCTGCCGATGCAATGGACGAATGGCACAAACGCAGGTTTCACGACGGGAACGCCTTGGCGCGCGCTCAACAACGACGCGAGCACGTACAACGTGCAGACCTTGGCCGCCGACCCTAATTCGATTTATAATCTGTACAAAAAATTGATTGCGTTGCGCAACCAAGAAGCGGCTTTGCGCAAAGGTTCGTACCAAACCGTAAGCAATAGTACCAGTTCGGTGATTTCGTATGTGCGCAAGTTGGGCAACGATTATTTGTTGGTGCTTACCAACGCTTCGGCCAATCCCGTAAATACCATGACCGTGAATTTGGCGACAACAGGCATTAGCAGCCAAGCCACTACCACTTGGACGGAGCTACTCTCGGACAGCACACAAAACTACACGCTGAACAGTACGCAAGTGCTTTCGGGTGTGCGTTTGGGCGCGTACCAAACCAAGGTGTTTAAGTTACAGAATTTTGTGTCGGTGAGCGAAGAAACCAGCTTGCCAACGCATTGGCAACTGTGGCCAAACCCGAACAACGGTGTTTTTTACCTGAAAAATACGGCGATGGCCAACGAAGCCAAAGCCACCGTACAACTTTACGACACGACGGGCAAAGTGTTGCATTCGCAGGCGCATGCGCTACAAAATGGACAAATGCAACTCAATATCAGTCATTTGCCGAGTGCGGTGTATATCCTCAAAATCACGACCAAAAAGCAAAGCTCGACTTTGCGTGTGATTAAGTAA
- a CDS encoding DoxX family protein, giving the protein MTTKKQNAILWASQVTASVILLQVVVLKLLAVPEAVFLFDKLGLEPAGRIGSGALELIAAICLLSSRLSVIGALISLSVMLAAIYAHITKLGIVLMDSQLQLNDGGSLFALSVTVAVCSVITIILRKKVIDFSSPIVGKQKLA; this is encoded by the coding sequence ATGACGACTAAAAAGCAAAATGCCATCCTTTGGGCTTCACAAGTTACCGCTTCGGTGATACTGTTGCAGGTGGTCGTATTAAAATTGTTGGCAGTACCAGAAGCCGTATTCTTATTTGATAAATTAGGGTTAGAACCTGCGGGGCGTATCGGTTCGGGCGCATTAGAGTTAATCGCCGCGATTTGCTTGCTCAGTTCCAGACTTTCTGTTATTGGTGCATTAATTTCTTTGAGCGTAATGCTTGCGGCTATTTATGCGCATATAACCAAACTCGGCATCGTATTGATGGACTCACAACTTCAGCTCAACGATGGTGGAAGTTTGTTCGCTTTGTCGGTTACAGTAGCAGTTTGCAGTGTTATTACGATTATATTAAGAAAAAAAGTAATAGATTTTTCTTCTCCTATTGTAGGGAAGCAAAAGTTAGCTTAA
- a CDS encoding co-chaperone GroES: MSNLSIKPLADRVLVKPAPAEEKTASGLFIPDTAKEKPQRGEVVAVGAGKKDEPLTVKVGDTVLYGKYAGTEISVEGGEYLIMRESDIFAIL, from the coding sequence ATGTCAAACTTGAGTATCAAACCGTTGGCAGACAGAGTTTTGGTAAAACCAGCTCCAGCCGAAGAAAAAACAGCCTCTGGTCTTTTCATCCCTGACACAGCCAAAGAAAAACCACAACGTGGCGAAGTAGTGGCAGTGGGCGCAGGCAAAAAAGACGAGCCATTGACAGTAAAAGTGGGCGATACGGTATTGTATGGCAAATATGCTGGTACTGAAATCAGCGTAGAAGGTGGCGAATACCTCATCATGCGCGAGTCTGATATTTTTGCTATCCTTTAA
- a CDS encoding HesB/IscA family protein, whose amino-acid sequence MINITDKAKDKIIELRSQEGRGASYSIRVSVKGGGCSGLMYDLAFDNEVAATDQVIEDKGIEIRVDKKSVLYLIGTTLDYSDGLNGKGFQFINPNATRTCGCGESFAV is encoded by the coding sequence ATGATTAACATCACAGATAAAGCCAAAGATAAAATCATCGAATTGCGCAGCCAAGAAGGGCGTGGCGCAAGTTATAGTATTCGGGTGTCCGTAAAAGGTGGCGGCTGTTCGGGGCTAATGTACGATTTGGCCTTTGATAATGAAGTGGCCGCAACCGACCAAGTAATTGAAGATAAAGGAATTGAGATTCGTGTGGACAAGAAAAGCGTGTTGTACCTTATTGGCACGACGCTCGACTATTCCGACGGACTCAACGGCAAAGGTTTTCAGTTCATCAACCCCAACGCGACACGCACTTGCGGTTGTGGCGAGAGCTTCGCTGTATAA
- a CDS encoding AAA family ATPase gives MLKKIILKNFKSHKNTPIEFGNLTILCGSNGVGKSSIIQILLLLRDVFLKDKSFEILNLKSDAVKIGTVNDAVYEESNIDGFECSLSFSSGFDTNFFYEAKTEDEKTKSFIKLNPEKSNANPVINFSQLHEVESQFSKFSLFNTHFQYISAARSGPLDIYEKDDIIVDIRKQISEKEGKAEYFVHFLDKYQTQEVIKELCKRDSKNNDLLSQVVLWEKYIFNGANTVIENNGKLGYSLKYSFDKEYSHVGKTLNFDAKNVGFGLSYTLPILVAILSAKPDSLIIIENPEAHLHPNGISRLCELICIAAQAGIQIIIETHSDHIINGVLVQSKKNEENGSGINRNNIKIYQFDRDISEHCTISTEIKVEEDGVIRFAPKGFFDQIRIDSRYLIS, from the coding sequence ATGCTAAAAAAAATAATATTAAAAAACTTTAAATCCCACAAAAATACACCTATTGAGTTCGGTAATTTAACCATTTTATGCGGCTCTAATGGTGTGGGAAAATCATCTATTATTCAAATATTACTTCTTTTAAGAGATGTTTTTTTAAAAGATAAATCATTTGAAATTCTCAATTTAAAATCTGATGCTGTTAAAATTGGCACTGTGAATGATGCAGTTTATGAGGAGAGTAATATAGACGGTTTTGAGTGTTCTCTTAGTTTTAGTTCAGGGTTTGATACAAACTTTTTTTATGAAGCCAAAACAGAAGATGAAAAAACTAAATCTTTTATAAAATTAAATCCAGAGAAGTCTAATGCTAATCCAGTTATTAACTTTTCTCAGTTGCATGAAGTCGAATCACAATTCAGTAAATTTAGTTTATTTAATACTCATTTTCAGTATATTAGTGCGGCACGTAGTGGCCCATTAGATATTTATGAAAAAGATGATATAATCGTAGATATTCGCAAGCAAATATCTGAAAAAGAAGGCAAAGCAGAGTATTTTGTTCACTTTCTTGATAAATATCAAACCCAAGAAGTAATCAAAGAGTTATGCAAAAGAGATAGTAAAAATAATGATTTATTATCTCAAGTAGTTTTATGGGAAAAATATATATTTAATGGAGCAAATACTGTAATTGAAAACAATGGAAAACTTGGTTATTCCCTAAAATATTCATTTGATAAAGAATATTCTCATGTAGGAAAAACACTAAATTTTGATGCAAAAAATGTTGGGTTTGGCTTATCTTATACACTCCCAATATTAGTTGCTATTCTTTCAGCAAAGCCCGACTCTTTAATTATAATTGAAAACCCAGAAGCTCATTTACATCCTAACGGGATTTCAAGACTTTGTGAATTAATTTGTATCGCAGCACAGGCTGGTATTCAAATTATTATCGAAACACATTCCGACCATATTATTAATGGCGTTTTAGTTCAATCTAAGAAAAACGAAGAAAATGGGTCTGGAATAAACAGAAACAATATCAAAATATATCAGTTTGACAGAGATATAAGCGAACATTGTACTATTTCTACTGAAATAAAAGTAGAAGAAGATGGCGTAATTAGATTTGCTCCAAAAGGTTTTTTTGACCAAATAAGAATTGATAGCCGTTATTTAATAAGTTAA
- a CDS encoding TlpA disulfide reductase family protein, translating into MNIRHYLIASATLLITNASFGQKSTLKGSLLGVAPSEKIYLFKYFGSELSKADSTKIADNQFEFKFKKALPYGFYRVGLSAQKSVALVLGKEAAPQINGDLAQPEKISFSNSPDNQLYLQYTEYNRTFGKNVAQLQQSANSLGGLQESEPARFQSEMVKLKTKFDSLANAQNDFYKKLNAENPTLFVGKLAGLFMTDAKTDSSNYFRKEDFTNDEFLRGDMLGSKCNIFLQKFVKQDMTAWQTAAKAIVAFAPAKSDGREVVYNTLVNLFMQIDQSFAVTLGADYVKEYPKSNYAKNLVARLPKPEPSVGEIAPNIKLKDRDGKEVELSSLRGKVVLLDFWASWCGPCRMENPNVVKAYDHYKDKGFTIFSVSLDDNRDRWLQAIEKDKLSWPNHVSDLKGWRSAGAALYQVHSIPATFLIDRDGRIIAKNLRGAALDNKLKSLLEK; encoded by the coding sequence ATGAACATACGACATTACCTTATTGCTTCCGCAACCTTACTTATAACCAACGCTTCTTTCGGTCAAAAGTCCACGCTCAAAGGCTCGTTGCTGGGCGTTGCGCCTTCCGAAAAAATCTATTTGTTCAAATATTTTGGCTCGGAACTCTCCAAAGCAGATTCTACCAAAATAGCTGATAATCAGTTTGAATTTAAGTTCAAAAAAGCCTTGCCTTACGGTTTTTACCGTGTGGGGCTTTCGGCGCAAAAGTCGGTGGCTTTGGTGTTGGGCAAAGAGGCCGCGCCACAGATAAACGGCGATTTGGCACAGCCCGAAAAAATCAGTTTTAGCAATTCGCCCGATAACCAACTGTATTTGCAATACACCGAATACAACCGCACGTTTGGCAAAAACGTAGCTCAACTTCAGCAAAGTGCCAATTCGTTGGGTGGCTTGCAAGAGTCCGAACCTGCGCGTTTTCAGTCGGAAATGGTGAAGCTCAAAACCAAATTCGATTCGCTTGCCAATGCCCAAAACGATTTTTATAAAAAACTCAATGCCGAAAATCCGACGCTTTTCGTCGGCAAATTGGCGGGGCTGTTTATGACCGATGCCAAAACCGACAGCAGCAATTATTTTCGTAAAGAAGATTTTACCAATGATGAATTTTTACGCGGCGATATGCTGGGCAGCAAATGCAACATCTTTTTGCAAAAATTCGTAAAACAAGACATGACCGCTTGGCAAACTGCCGCCAAAGCCATCGTTGCGTTTGCGCCTGCCAAATCTGATGGCCGCGAAGTAGTTTATAACACGTTGGTTAATTTGTTTATGCAAATAGACCAGTCGTTTGCCGTAACGCTTGGCGCGGATTACGTGAAAGAATATCCAAAGTCCAATTACGCCAAAAACTTGGTGGCGCGTTTGCCAAAACCCGAACCGAGTGTAGGCGAAATCGCTCCGAATATCAAACTCAAAGACCGCGACGGCAAAGAAGTAGAATTGTCTTCGCTGCGCGGAAAAGTAGTGTTATTGGATTTTTGGGCTTCGTGGTGTGGGCCTTGCCGCATGGAAAACCCCAACGTGGTGAAAGCCTACGACCATTACAAAGACAAAGGTTTTACGATTTTCAGTGTTTCGCTCGACGACAACCGTGACCGTTGGTTGCAAGCCATCGAGAAAGATAAACTTTCGTGGCCAAATCACGTGTCCGACCTGAAAGGTTGGCGTTCGGCGGGAGCGGCTCTTTATCAAGTACATAGCATTCCAGCAACATTCCTGATAGACCGCGACGGACGCATTATCGCCAAGAACTTGCGTGGTGCGGCACTGGACAACAAACTCAAATCATTACTCGAAAAATAA